CCTACAGACCCCTCGCCGTGCGCGGGTCGAGCATGTCGCGCAGCCCGTCGCCCAGGAAGTTGAACCCCAGCACGGTCGTCATGATGGCGAGCCCTGGGAATGTTGACACCCACCAGGCCTGGCCCACGAACCCCCGCCCTTCTGCCACCATCGCGCCCCACTCAGGAGTCGGGGGCTGCGCGCCGAGCCCCAAGAAGCTCAGCGAGGCAGCCCAAAGCAGCGCCGCGGGCATCTCCAGCGTGGTGTAGACGACCACGGTGCCAATCGCGTTAGGCAGGATGTGACGGCCCAGGATGCGGGCGTCTCCGGCTCCCATGGCCCTGGCGGCCTCCACGTACGTGGATGTGCGGATCACGAGAACCTGCCCCCGGATCAGGCGGGCGAACTCCCTCCACCCGGTGATGCCGATGGCCAGGATCATGTTGCCGAGCCC
The nucleotide sequence above comes from bacterium. Encoded proteins:
- a CDS encoding ABC transporter permease, whose product is MRPARVASPAVWTLRRLWRHRLMLVGAVLVLVVAVAALLAGQLAPYDPIALDIEALLTPPGAKHLFGTDELGRDIFSRVIYGTRFALLIGVAVVLIEAVIGIVLGACAAYFGGWTDTLLMRLVDIMLALPTLVLALAIAGVLGGGLGNMILAIGITGWREFARLIRGQVLVIRTSTYVEAARAMGAGDARILGRHILPNAIGTVVVYTTLEMPAALLWAASLSFLGLGAQPPTPEWGAMVAEGRGFVGQAWWVSTFPGLAIMTTVLGFNFLGDGLRDMLDPRTARGL